Part of the Mycoplasma mycoides subsp. mycoides SC str. PG1 genome is shown below.
GTTTGAACCATCATCATAAAATTTTTGTTGTTCAACTTTTAAAGAAATCATTTATCTTGTCTCCTTGAATAGATGAAAGTTTTATTTTTGTTTGCCGTTGTCGAACTTAAATTGTTGTGGAACTTTATCATCACTAAATCCATTTGGGAGTAAAGCACTCTTTATATCATTATTATATTTCTTTAATAAGGCTTCTCTATAGGATTTACCTTTTTCTTGATCTTTTCCCCCGCCATAAATTAAGTCGTATTGCCCCAATTTATATGGACCAAATAGATTTTTATAGTCATAACCATTAGATCTAAATACAGCTGCTAAACCAGTTTTGGCTCATCCATTAGCTGCATGATATACAGCTAATAATTTATTGTCTTTTGTTCTAACACTAGAACCAGAAGCTCCGCCAGCTGGTGCATAAAATCTTGGAAGTATTTCTAAACCATAATTAAAGTATTTCTTAGCTTTACCTTTGTTTTGCTCATCTAAAGAATATAATTTTTTGCCAACTTTATTAGCTGCTAAAAATGCATCAGTTAGTCCAGGTTTATCAATAAATGATCTATATCCGATTTGATAAGAGAAAAAGTTTCCTTTTTCTAATTCATAATCTTTGAATGAACTTGAAGTTCCTTCCCCATTAACTAATTTTTTATAATATTTATATTCATTATTAATTCATAAAGAAAAATCATATTTTTTATTTTTCAATTGCTTTTCATCTTCGTATTGATCTAAGTAATAATCTTCATTTGAAGTTGGATAACCTACAATATATAGACTATCTAAATCTCTATATGCTTTTAACTCATCTGAATTTTCAGGATTAAAATCAAGTTTTCTATCAAATTTTTTGTAATTTTTATCATCTAATATTGATTCTGATGCAAAACTAATTTTTTTATCACTTTTTGCATAATCATTAGTTATTTTCTTTATTAATTCATTTTTATCATCTTGATATTTACTTGAAATATCACTAGAATCACTTCAAATTGTGCGTGAAAAATTATTTGTATCTAAAAGTTTTTCAAAGTCTATTTCAACAACTGCAAAATCTGCAAATAAGCCTGCTTCACTATACTTAGTTTTTTGATCATCTTTAAGTAACGAAAGTGGACTACTTTCTTTTTTTATAAAGTCAGTAGCATGAAAAATAGCTGTTACTGCTTCATTAAGTTTCTTTTCTTTTTTAGCAGGTTCAAAAGTAAATTTTGTGAAATTCTTATCAGCACTATTTAATCCAAATGTTTGGCCTACTTTTATATTTGAATTTAATCTAGTCAAAGAAAATGAAATCATATCATCTCTTATACCTTTAGCAACGTGTGAATTTGTTCCAAAGTAGAATTTTGTCGGATTATTGATATCAATATAATCCATTATTCACATTGTTCCTGATTCAGAAGTTCGAAAAATTTTCTCTTCTCTTTTCTTTTTATATTCTTCAATTTCTTTTTTCTGTCATTCAACAAGATTATCTCTATTCAAGCTTGATATTTCTTTTAATTTTTTTTCATATTCTGTAGTTATTTCAGATTTTCTTTTATTAAGATTTTCTACTATAGTTGTTCTGCCGTCTAATGGTTGAGAAAGTTGTTTTTCTATTTGAGATACTTCATCTTCAAAGTTTAATCTTAATTGATTTAATTGCGCGGAAATATAACTTTGAATTTGTTTTTCATCTCATTTGTTAAATAATTGAATATTATCTTCAGCCTCTTCAATTTCTTTAGCATAGTCTTTATAAATTGTGAAATTTACTTGATATGTTTGAATTGCAGCTGTTCTATAAGTATCATTTGGAATAGTTCTAGCTAAACCATTAGTCTTAGCTTTTTCAGTTCTCCCAAGTGAATCGACATGAGAAGCAATTTTTCCAATTTCTTGTTCATCATTTACACTTAGACCAATAAATTGACCTGAATTATCATAAACTGGTAGCGTAAACCCTTTTAAAGCAGCATTATAATAACTATCGAACTTAACTTCTTTTGCTAATTTGTCAAATGTTCTAATTTGTTCTTCTTTTGTATCTAGGCCTCTCAGTTTTTTTAAATCAACAGTTCCTGTTCCACTTGATAAATGATTTTTTAATCCTGTTATATATCTTGAATTATCATAATCAAATCGTTGCTCTTGAGTTTTATTACTATAATCATTAAAACCGCTAAGACCACCAAAATAATCCAAGTCATTTACAATTCTAGTTCCTGAAAAATCAAAGTTACCATTTTCATTTAGACCACTAATAATAAAACTTGTAGGTATTTTTGTTCCAGTTTTCTTATTAGTAAACTGAACAAAAATATTAACTTTATTCCCTAAAGAAGAATCTTGGTTAATAACATTTACATTTAAAACTTCAGTAGAAATCTGCCCAATATATTTGCCTTTAAAAATTATACTTATATTTTCTTTTTTCAGTTGTGATGGTAATATATTACCCTTACTTATTTCAGAACCTCTTTGATCCTTAAATTTAATATCAGCATATTTTAAAAGATCATCTTCTGTTTTTATAGAATTAATAAGTTTACTAAATTCATTGTCATCAATAGGTTTAGAGACTACTTTAGAAGGAGTGCAAGCAACTAATAAAGTAATCGGTAGTAAAAGCGTTGATGATGATGCATACATCAATAATTTATTAAATCTTTTCATAGGTTGTATATTCCTTTTTTTGATTATGTAAACGATCTATCAGAAGCAGTTGAAACTTTATAACCTCAACCTTCTAATTGTTTTTTTAGTTCATCAGATCCACTTGGTATTTGAATTTGTTTTCCTGAATTTCTAAGTGATTCATTATATTCCAAGTATTTATCTAAGTTTTTTCTTCCTTCATCAGATAATAGAGTTTTTCCAGAAATTCTTATACTTGTTGTATTATTTCCATTACTAAAATGAATTTTTGGTTTTTCAAGATTTCCTTCTCCAGTTGATAAATGCTGCAAGTTAGCTTCATTTAATTCATCAGAAGAAATTTCAAAATAAGATTCATTATTATATAAGGTTAATTCAGTGATTTTTCTTGGTTCATTTGAAGTATCTAAATCATCATCAAATCTTAGTCCTTTTAATGATTTAATACCTATAACTCTAGAAAAGTCTAAACCTGTTGGATAACTATTTTGTCCTAATTTTTTATCAGGTTCTAATCCAGGTCCATGTCCACCTTGGAAGAATGGTTCATTATTTCTTGCATAATAAACCATTCTTAATCCATCATTAATTCTTTCATAACTACCATTTTTAAAGTCTTCTTGATCAAATGCTAAAGTATTAAAAGTAATTCTAGTTGTAATTTTGTCATATCTAGAATATTCAGCACTTACATTATAATCAATTGTATTAATTCAAGTTGTATTTCTTAAAGCTAATGGATTATATGATCAAGCTTTTTTTAATGAATTTCCACTAGTGTATAATGACAATTCTTTAATATTTTTATTTTCTAAAGCAATTAAACTTGCTGTATTTGTTGCTTTATCTGAGAAGAACAATTCTAATTGTTGAATGTTTTTTGGAAGTGCAGCTAATATATCTTTAAATGCTTGATCTGAGTTTTTCTCACCCATATTTTTTATTCTATAAGAAGTGATTTGTTCACCATCTTTTTGAAGTTTTTCTATTAATTCTTTAGATCTTCTATAAGCTTCATCGTTTGAAACATCTAAATCTAGTACTAATCCTGAATTAAGTTTACCTTTTGTTGGGTTTGGATTTATTCTTTCTAATTTACTAAATCTAATACCATCGCTTGCTTTGAAATTATACTTTTTACTATATTCTTCACTAACATCTTTTTTAACTCAACCTGGATAAGTTCCATTTGCTATTTTATCTGATGATCTATTATAATATTCATCATAATCAAAGACTCTATATTCAGAATTATCTCTTCTTAATCTTGAAGTTACAGTATTATATTCATCTGGTGGTCCTCAACCATTAGAATCAATTTCACCAGCTTCGTTAATAAACGCACTTCTTGGAGAGATTGTTAATCCTTTTTCTAAATATTTTTCTGAAGTTGATGCTATTTTTGTGAATTTAGACTGATCTAAATTAGCAATTAATCAAATATATTCTTGATTTTTAGTTTGAAATTTAGATTTTAGTTTTGGATATTCTTTTTGTGCTTCAGATTTTAAGAAATTTATAACATTTGGTGAATCTAACAATTTTTTATAACGTTCTAAAGTATTTTGAAAAGCACCAGAGTTTTGACGTGCTACTGATTCAAGAGTGCTTAAAATATTATTTAATTCTTTACCAGAATTAAATTCTTTTTTAAGTACATTAAAAATACTATTGTTAAATAATCCTGCACCTTTATCATAACCATTACCACCATTTAAAGCGTCTTTAGCAACTTGTTCTTTTAGTTTATCAGTTACTTTAACACTAAGTATTTTATTAACAGTGTGGTTTTGATATGGTTTTGTTGGATTTGATATTTTTCTGTCTTTATCTCTTTGATGAGTTACAAATCCTGGTGGTCCTTCAATTTCGGCTTCAACTTCAATTCCAGCAATTATAATAGTTTGTTTTCTTCTAGTTATTTTTGGTGAAGTTATTTTTGTTTCAGGCTTTCTCACTACTGGTTTTGGTATTGGTTTTGCCGCTTCTATTTTTTCTTCTTTTTTAGCAGGTGGTATTATTATTTTTTCTTCAATTTTCTTTTCTGTTTCTTTGATGATTTTTTCTTCGCTTGGTTTTAATTTGTTATCTCTATTTGAAACTATTGCATCATTAATTGCATTATTAATTGGAGCTAGTTCAGCATCAGTTATTCCATTCGAAGATGTATCAAAGGAAATATGATTATCAGAAAATGAATAATAAAAAACAGAACCAAATGAAACAGAAGCAGCTAAGGTAGCTACTAAAGCTATTGTTAAAATTTTGTTTTTTTTCTTTTTTAAAAAATACACAATTTTTCTCCCTAGAAATAGAATTATTAATTGTATGTAATTTGACTAATTATAAAGTCACTTAAAGGTATTGTAAATAGACAATTTTTATTATTTTTGTATCTTATTTTAAGCAAATTTGCGCAAAGGCAATATTTAACTATTATATTGTAAAGTATTTTTTCTTATTTTTGAACAAATAAATTTAAAATTGTCTTTAATAGTAAATATAGTTAAAAAATCCTTTAGATATAATCTAAAGGATATTATTTGCTTATTTATTAATATTTATTTTATTTGGCTTGTGTTTTGAATTTAAATTCTTCAGGTGTGTGATCAAAACCTTTATCAAATAAAGCACTTTTTCCACTACTATATTTAACCTTCATTACTTCTCTATATGATTTTCCACTAGCCTGATCACTTCCACCACCATAAATCAAGTCATATTGACCTAAATTATATTTACCAAATAAACCTTTGTAATCATAACCATTGGATCTAAATGTTGCTGCTAATCCAGTTTTTGCAATATTATTAGCTGCATGATATACAGCTAATAATTTATTATCTTTTGTTCTAACACTAGATCCACTAGCCCCACCAGCTGGTGCATAAAATCTTGGTAATATTTCTAAACCATAGTTAAAGTATTTTTTAGTTTTGCCATTATCATTTAAAGTATATAATTTCTTACCGATTCTATGAACTGCTAAAAATGCATCAGTTAATCCTGGTTTATCAATAAATGATCTATATCCAATTTGATATGATAAGAAATTTCCTTTTTCTAATTCATCTTTACTAAATGAACTAGTATAACCTTCTTTATTAGCGAGTTTTTTATAATATTTAGATTCACTATTTACTCATAATGAAAAATCATATTTTTTAGTACTTAATTGAGTATGATCTTCATATTGATCTAAATAATAATCTTCATTTGCTGTTGGATAACCAACTATGTATAGACTTTCTAGTTTTTTATATTCTTCTAATTCACTAGAATTGTTCTTATCAAAATCTAGTTTTCTGTCATATTTTTTATAATATGCTTCATCCAATAATGAATCTGAAACAAATTGAACTTTTTTAGAATTATTACTTGCATAATCATTAGTGATATTAGAAATTAATTTATCTTTATCAGTTTCATAACCAGAAGTAATTTCTTTAGATTCACTTCAAACTGTATGAGTATATTCACTACCATTTAGTAATTTTTCAAAATCAACTTCAATAACTGCAAAATCAGCAAAAATACCTGCTTCCTTATATTTATCTTTCTGAGTTGGTTCTAAAAATTTTAAAGGATTTTTATCTTCTTTTATAAAATCAGTTGCATGAAAAATTGTAGTAATTGCATCAGTTATTTTTTTACTATTTTTTGGAGTAAATACAAATTTAGTAAAGTTTTTATCATAACCATTTAAATTAAATGTTTGACCAACACTAATATTTGAATTTAATCTAGTTAATGATGCTGATAATAAATCATCTTTAAGTGCTTTAGCAACGTGAGAATTTGTTCCAAAATAGAACTTAGTTGGATTTTTGCCATCATTTTCAGTTAAATAATCCATTATTCACATTGTTCCTGATTCAGAAGCTTGAAATTGCTTTAATTCTTTTTTCTCTTTATATTCTTGAATTTGTTTTTGTTGTCATTTAACTAAACCATCTTTACCTAATTTAGATATCTCATCTTTATCTTTTTTATATTTTGACTCCAATTCATTTTTTTGTTTTTGAAGATTATCTATTATACCTGTATTTTCTCTATTAGTAGTTGCTATTTGTTTATCTATTTGTCCAGATTCATCTTCAAAATTCAATTTTAACTGTTTTAGTTGAATATCGATGTAATTTTCAATTTGCTTATCATCTCATGATTCAAATAATTTTATATTATCTTCAGCTTCTTCGATTTCAGCAGCATAATCTTTATGAGCTGTAAAACTTACTTGAAAAGTTTGAATAGCAGCAGTTTTATATGTTTCATTTGGAATGGTTCTAGCTAAACCATTAGTTTTAAATCTATCTCTTCCTAATGAATCAACTGTTGATGGACCTTTATTTATTTCAGAACCATCATTAATTTGTAAACCATTAACTTCACCTTTATCATTATAAACTGGTAAAGTAAATCCTTTTAAAGCAGCATTATAATAAGTATCAAAATTACTTTCATTAGCTTTTTGATCAAACTTATTGATATTATCCTGACTTGTTTCTAAACCTCTATATGTTTTTAAATTAATAGGTTTTTTATCAGGACTAATTTGACCTTCTAATGAATTTATATATTTTTCATTATCATATTTAAATCTATCTTTTTGGCTTTTATTAGAATATGAATCAAACCCACCAGCACCATCAAAATAACTTATAGTATTAACAGAACTATTTCTAAAAGGATCAACAACACCTTTTTTATTTAATCCAGTAACTACAAAGTTTATAGATTTAGTTTTACCTGTTTTATTATTTTTAAATTCAACATAAAGTCTCACACTACTTGAAGATCCATTATTATTTATAGTTGTAACTTCTGCACGAATTTGACCTTTATAATTATCTTTAAATGTAATTTCAACTTGGCTTTTTTCCAACTGACTAGGTATGACATCACCATTACTAATATAAGAACCTCTAGAATCTTTAAACTTAAGATCTGCATATTTTAAAAGATCTTCTTCAGATTTAATAGAATCAACTACTTTTAAAAACTCATTATCATCAATAGATTTTGGTGATGATTTTGTTGAAGTACAAGCAACTAATAAAGTTAAAGGTAATGCTAAAGTTGTTGAAGATAATAATACTAATAATTTATTCACACGTTTCATAAAATATTACTTCCTTTTATTATGTAAATTCTCTTCCATTAGATACATTTACATTAAATCCTCAGCTCTCTAATTGTTTTTTTAATTCAGTAGCTCCAGATTCAACTTCAACTAGGTGTGGTCTACCTTTAAAACTTTCACCATATTTAAAGTATTTGCTTAGATATTGTCTACCTTTTTCAGATATTCTACCTTGTCCAGTTATTTTAATACTTGTTGTTTCATTACCATTACTAAAGTAAATTTTTGGTTTTTCAGGATTTCCTTCACCAGTTGATAAATGTTCTAAGTTTGCATTATTTAGTTCTTCAACTGATATATTAAATGCTGAACCAGTATTATATAAAGTTAATTCTGTAATTTTTCTTGATCTATTTGATGAATTATATTCATCATCAAATCTTAATCCTCTTAATGATCTAATTTTTGGTATTCTTGTAAAATCTAGTCCAGTTGGATAACTATTTTCTCCTAATGATTTATCAGGACTAAGTCCTGGACCAAATCCTCCTTGGAAGAATGGTTCATTATTTCTTGCATAATAAACCATTCTTAACCCATCATTAATTCTTGAATAATCTCCATCTTTTTCATAATCTTTTTGATCAAATGCTAAGGTGTTAAAGGTAATTCTAGTACTTATTTTTTCATATTTAGAATATTCAGCACTAACGTTGTAATCAATTGTATTTATTCAAGTTATATTTTTTAAAGCAAGTGGGTTATATGATCAAGATCTTCTTAGTGAATTACCATTTGTATATAATGATAAATCATCAATTTTTTTATTTTCTAAAGCAATTAAACTTGCAGTATTTGTTGCTTTATCTGAAAAGAATAATTCTAATTGAGGAATATGTTCTGGAAGCTCAGAAAGAATTTCTATAAAGTTTTGAGCCGAATCTTTTTCTCCCATATTTTTAATTCTATAAGAAGTGATTTTTTGATTCTTTTCTTTAAATTTTTTAATTAATTCTTTAGTTTTACCATATGCATAATCTTTTGAAGCATCAATTTCTAAAACTAATCCTTGATTAATTTTATCTTTAGCAGTGGTTGGTTTATCTCTAGTTAATTCACTAATAGTAATTCCTTTGCCTTCTTCAAAACCATAATCTTTAGTATAAGTACTTGTTACATCTTTTTTAGTTCATCCAGGATAATTTCCACTTTCAATAGAATGAGATGATCTATTATACGGAGTATCATAACTAAAAGTTCTATAGTTAGAATTATCATTTTGAATTCTTGAAGTTACAGTATTAAATTCATTAGGTGGTCCTCAACCATTTGAATCAATTTCTCCATTTTCATTAATAAAAGCATTTCTTGGTGAAATTGTTAAACCTTCTTTTAAATATTTTTCTGAAGTTGAAGCAATTTTTGTAAATTTATTTTTATCTAAATTTGCAATTAATCAAATATATCTTTGTTTGTTTGTTTTAAATTTTGGTTTTAATTCTTCATACTTTTCTTTAGCACCTTCTTTTAAGAAATTAACAACATTATCTGAATCTAATAATCTTTTATAACGTTCTAAAGTATTTTCATAAACTGAAGCATTTTGGTTTGCAACAACTTCTAATTCTTCTAGAGTTTTTTCTACATCATTAGTATTAGATAAATCTTTATCAAATACGTTAAACAAACTGTTATTAAATAATCCAGCACCTTTATCATAACCTTCACCACCAGTTAATGAATTTTTAATAACACTATTTCTTAACTCATTTGTTACTTTAACATTAAGAATTTTTCCAACTGATTGATTTTGATAAGGTTTTTTAGGATTAGAAATTCCTCTTCTTTTATCTTCTTCATGAACATGAAATCCTGGTGGACCTTCTACTTCAGCTTCTACTTCAACACCACTAATATAAATTTTTCTTGTTGATCTAGTTATTGCAGGTTTTATATTAGAACTATCTGGTTTTCTAATTTCAGGTTTAAATTCAGGTTTTGCAACCTCAGTTACTTTATCATCTTTTCTAACAGTAGGTATTACCAATTTTTCAGTACTATCAGTTTTTCTAATTTCTTCTTTAGGACTTGGTTTTAATTTATTATCTCTATTTGAAACTACTGCATCATTTGTTGCATTATTAATTGGAGCTAATTCAGCATCAGTTATTCCATTTGATGATGTATCAAATGAAATATTTGCATCAGAAAATGAATAATAAATTACTGAACCAAAAGAAAGAGAAGTAGCTAAACTAGTAACTAATACTAATGTTAAAATTTTATTTTTCTTCTTCTTTAAAAAATACACACTTTCAACTCCTTAAAATCTATATCAATATTGATTATATCATTATAAAAAAGTTATCAAAAACATACTAGTTTAGTAACTTTTAATTAAAATTTATAATTTTTTTTAAAAATTATAGTTATTAAATAATTAATATAAAAAAATCCTTTAGATAAGAATCCCCCCGCTACCATAAACACGGACTAAAATTTTCAATATTATAACAGGATTGTTTTCTGAATTGTACAGGAGACAATCCTTTTAATTTTTCTTTTATTCTTATGTTGTTATATCAATAAATATATTTATGAATTCTTTTAGTTAACTCTTCTACTGAATTATATTTTTCACCATAATAAATTTCTTGCTTTAATAAACCAAAGAAGTTTTCTATAATAGCATTATCTAAGCAATTACCTTTTCTAGACATACTTTGTGTTATGTTATTTTCTTCTAGTTTTTTAGCTCAACTAATGTGCTGATAATGAAATCCCTGATCAGAATGAATCAAAAAACCATTTGTATTTTTAACCTTTTTAAGTGCTTTGTCTAGCATTGAATTTGTTAGGTTTAAGTTAGGATTGGTTTGAATTGAATATGAAATAATTTCATCATTGTAAAGATCAATAATTGGTGATAAATATAACTTTTGACCATTAACTTTAAACTCTGTTACATCAGTGCATCAAAGTTTGTTTGCTTGTAAAGAATGAAAATTTCTTTTTAAAACATTATCTGCAATTTTTCCAACAGTTCCTTTATAAGAACTATATCTTCCATTTTTTGTTCTAAATTTAATACACTGAACTCCAAGCTCTTTAGTTAACCTTAAAATCTTTTTGTGATTTACAATATATCCTTTTGATTTTAAGGCCATTTTTAGCCTTCTATACCCATACGTTTCAAATGATTTGCTAAAAATGTCAACAATCATTTCCTTTAATTCTTTATCTTTATCTATTGTATTTTCTAACTTATGTTTTCATTCATAAAAAGACGATTTAGGTAATTTAGCTATTTTTAAGAGAATAGGAATCTTAACTTTTTTATGTGTTTTTAACAATTCTAAAACTACTTTTGTTTTTTCCTTGTTGATTTTTCTTTTGTCAACAAGGTGTGGAACTTTTTTCAGAATTCAGCCTCCAACTTATAGTATTCCACTTGTTCTTTTAATTCTTTAATTTGTTGTTCATTATTGATTTTTACTTGTGATTTCTTTATTTTAGCTGGTTTTTTATTAGGGTTTTTCATAATTTTCTTAGGTCTTCCTATATTATTATTTAACCCTAAAAATCCATATTCTCTATATTTTTTAACTCAACCAGCTATAGTTGATGAATAAATAATATTAAACTTTTTTGCGACTTCATCATATGAGTGATTAGTTTCAAGTTTATATAATACAATTTTTAGTTTTAGCTTTGCACTATAATAAGGCTTTTTTTCCTTATTAATTAGCCCTTCTATTCCAAACGCTTCAAATCTATTAACTAAACTTTTTACAGTATCAACTGAAATATCATATTTATTTGCTAAATAAGTACTCTTTTTAATATTAAGTTTTTTAGCTTCTTTAACAATTTTTAACTTTTTTTCTAAATTTAATTTAGACATATAAAAACCCCATTTCCTGGATTTTAGTCCGAAATATGGGGTTCGGGAGAAATCTAAAGGATATTGAGATTTACTATTAGCTATTTTTAAATTGAAATTGATCAGGTATTTTATCAAAACCATCTTTAAATAAAGCACTCTTAAAGTTTTTATCTTTATATTTATATCTTTCTTTTAAAGCTTCTCTATAGGATTTACCACTAATTTGATCTTTTCCACCACCATAAATTAAATCATATTGACCTAATTTATAATTACCAAATAAGTTATTATAGTTTTACCACGAGATCTAAAAACAGCTGCTAATCCAGTTTTTGCTGAGTTATTTGCTGCGTGAAATACTGCTAATAACTTGTTATCTTTTGTTCTAACACTAGATCCACTAGCCCCACCACTTGGTGCATAAAATCTTGGTAATATTTCTAATCCATAATTAAAGTATTTTTTAGGTTTACCATTATTATCTAATGTATATAACTTTTTACCAATTCTATGAACTGCTAAAAATGCATCAGTTAATCCAGGCTTGTCTATAAATGATCTATACCCTATTTGATATGAAAAGAAATTACCTTTATCTGTTTCATATTCTTTAAATGAAGGTGGGGTTCCTTCTTTTTTAACTAGATTTTTATAATATTTAGATTCGCTGTTTACTCATAAAGAATAATCATATTCTCTATTTTGTAATTGTTTATAATCTTCATATTTATCTAAATAATAATCTTCAACTGCTATTGGATAACCTACAATATAAAGACTATCTAATTTAGTATATTCATCTACTTCATTTTGTTTTTTTGGATCAAAATCTAGTTTTCTATCAAATGTTTTATATTTTTTATCATCTAGTAAAGATTCAGATTCAAATTGAATTTGCTTATTACTTTTAGCATAGTCATTAGTAATTAAACTGATTAATTTGTTTTGATCTTTATCATACTTGTGAGACACTTCATTTGATTCACTTCAAATTGAATATTTATATTTTGAGTTGTCTAGTAACTTTGAAAAATCGACTTCAATAACAGCAAAATCTGCAAATATTCCAGCATCTTTATATTTTTCTTTTTGCTTATCTTCAAGCATTTTTAATGGATTAGATTCATCTTTTATAAAATCAGTTGCATGAAAAATTGCTGAAACTGCGTCTTTTAATTTAGTTCCATTTTCATTTTTTTCAAAAACAAATTTAGTAAAGTTTTTATCAAACCCATTTAAGTTAAATGTTTGACCAACACTAATATCTGAATTAAGTCTAGTTAAAGAAAATGAAACTAAATTATCTTTTATTGCTTTAGCAACGTGAGAGTTTGTACCAAAATAAAACTTAGTTGGATTAGTTTCATCAATATAATCCATTATTCACATAGTTCCAGATTCAGAAGATCTCAGAGTTTGCTGTCCTTTTTTCTTGTTATACCCTTCTATTTCTTTTTGTTGTCACTCAATTAAACCTTTTTTGTCTAATTTATTAAATTTATCTAAATCTTCTCTATATTTAATTTCTATTTTAGTTTTTTGCTCATTAAGGGTTTTTATAATACCTTCTCTATTCTTAGGTGTTTCTCTTAATTGTTTTTCTATTTCTCTAGTATTATCTTTAAAATTTAGCTCTAATTGATGCAACTGTGTATTAACATAATTTTTAACTTGTTCTTCAGTTCAAGAATTAAACAATTCAATATATTCTTAAGCTTGTTCTATTTCTTCACTATAATCTTTTCACCAATTAAAAGTTACTTGAAAAGTTTGAATAGCAGCAGTTTTGTATGTTTCATTTGGTATAGTTCTAGCTAATCCATTAGTTTTAAATGGATCTCTTCCTAAAGAATCAACTGAAGAAGGCCCTTTAATTACTTCAGGAGCATCATTAATTTGTAAACCTGAGACTTCACCTTTATCATCATAAACTGGTAAAGTAAATCCTTTTAATGCAGCATTATAGTAAGTATCAAAATTATTTTCTTTAGCTAATTTATCAAATTTGTCCTTATTTTTTTGATTAGTATCTAAATTTCTATATGCTTTTAAATCAATAGAATAACCATTTCCAACTTGACGTTCTAATGAACTAATATATTTTTTATTATCAAATTCAAATCTTTCTTTTTGACTTTTTTGAGTATATAAAGCATATCCAGCTTCTCCACCAAAATAATCAAGATCACTATGAACGATACTATGACCAGAAGCATCTACTGTATTTTTTTATTTAGACCAGTAACTTTAAAATTAACAGATTTAGTTTTA
Proteins encoded:
- a CDS encoding putative immunoglobulin-blocking virulence protein, which translates into the protein MYFLKKKKNKILTIALVATLAASVSFGSVFYYSFSDNHISFDTSSNGITDAELAPINNAINDAIVSNRDNKLKPSEEKIIKETEKKIEEKIIIPPAKKEEKIEAAKPIPKPVVRKPETKITSPKITRRKQTIIIAGIEVEAEIEGPPGFVTHQRDKDRKISNPTKPYQNHTVNKILSVKVTDKLKEQVAKDALNGGNGYDKGAGLFNNSIFNVLKKEFNSGKELNNILSTLESVARQNSGAFQNTLERYKKLLDSPNVINFLKSEAQKEYPKLKSKFQTKNQEYIWLIANLDQSKFTKIASTSEKYLEKGLTISPRSAFINEAGEIDSNGWGPPDEYNTVTSRLRRDNSEYRVFDYDEYYNRSSDKIANGTYPGWVKKDVSEEYSKKYNFKASDGIRFSKLERINPNPTKGKLNSGLVLDLDVSNDEAYRRSKELIEKLQKDGEQITSYRIKNMGEKNSDQAFKDILAALPKNIQQLELFFSDKATNTASLIALENKNIKELSLYTSGNSLKKAWSYNPLALRNTTWINTIDYNVSAEYSRYDKITTRITFNTLAFDQEDFKNGSYERINDGLRMVYYARNNEPFFQGGHGPGLEPDKKLGQNSYPTGLDFSRVIGIKSLKGLRFDDDLDTSNEPRKITELTLYNNESYFEISSDELNEANLQHLSTGEGNLEKPKIHFSNGNNTTSIRISGKTLLSDEGRKNLDKYLEYNESLRNSGKQIQIPSGSDELKKQLEGWGYKVSTASDRSFT
- the mip gene encoding Ig-specific serine endopeptidase MIP, which translates into the protein MKRFNKLLMYASSSTLLLPITLLVACTPSKVVSKPIDDNEFSKLINSIKTEDDLLKYADIKFKDQRGSEISKGNILPSQLKKENISIIFKGKYIGQISTEVLNVNVINQDSSLGNKVNIFVQFTNKKTGTKIPTSFIISGLNENGNFDFSGTRIVNDLDYFGGLSGFNDYSNKTQEQRFDYDNSRYITGLKNHLSSGTGTVDLKKLRGLDTKEEQIRTFDKLAKEVKFDSYYNAALKGFTLPVYDNSGQFIGLSVNDEQEIGKIASHVDSLGRTEKAKTNGLARTIPNDTYRTAAIQTYQVNFTIYKDYAKEIEEAEDNIQLFNKWDEKQIQSYISAQLNQLRLNFEDEVSQIEKQLSQPLDGRTTIVENLNKRKSEITTEYEKKLKEISSLNRDNLVEWQKKEIEEYKKKREEKIFRTSESGTMWIMDYIDINNPTKFYFGTNSHVAKGIRDDMISFSLTRLNSNIKVGQTFGLNSADKNFTKFTFEPAKKEKKLNEAVTAIFHATDFIKKESSPLSLLKDDQKTKYSEAGLFADFAVVEIDFEKLLDTNNFSRTIWSDSSDISSKYQDDKNELIKKITNDYAKSDKKISFASESILDDKNYKKFDRKLDFNPENSDELKAYRDLDSLYIVGYPTSNEDYYLDQYEDEKQLKNKKYDFSLWINNEYKYYKKLVNGEGTSSSFKDYELEKGNFFSYQIGYRSFIDKPGLTDAFLAANKVGKKLYSLDEQNKGKAKKYFNYGLEILPRFYAPAGGASGSSVRTKDNKLLAVYHAANGWAKTGLAAVFRSNGYDYKNLFGPYKLGQYDLIYGGGKDQEKGKSYREALLKKYNNDIKSALLPNGFSDDKVPQQFKFDNGKQK